In Maridesulfovibrio frigidus DSM 17176, a genomic segment contains:
- the cutA gene encoding divalent-cation tolerance protein CutA yields the protein MSVMLVYITAGDVEEAREIGSELIMRHLAACVNIIDKMESMYWWDGKIESSSEAVLIAKTVPELVEKLTETVKQLHSYDCPCIVAVESKEGNSEFFEWIKSHTS from the coding sequence ATGTCTGTGATGCTTGTTTATATTACGGCTGGAGACGTGGAAGAAGCACGGGAAATCGGCAGTGAATTAATCATGCGTCACTTGGCAGCCTGCGTTAATATTATTGATAAAATGGAATCGATGTACTGGTGGGATGGGAAGATAGAAAGCTCTTCCGAAGCCGTGCTGATTGCTAAAACAGTTCCAGAGCTGGTGGAAAAGTTAACTGAAACGGTTAAACAACTCCATAGCTATGACTGTCCCTGCATTGTTGCTGTTGAATCAAAAGAAGGGAATTCCGAGTTCTTTGAGTGGATTAAAAGTCACACCTCGTAA